The genomic region CTATTTTAATACCTCTATCCTCTTTGTACTGTTTTATGATGTACTGTACGGTCGATCAGCTTCGATTTACAATTtctgatacatacatatttcccgAAGCCATTTTTAGTTTTCGTAATGATTACTAATTTTCGCACTTCAACACTGGTTCTCCTCTTTGTCTGcccatttcacttttttattatccTTTATTATCAACAAAtgacacaatattctttaatgTAATACTTTCGAAACAACGTGGACTTACGTGTAATTGCAATCAATGTTGCCTGATAAATTAACACTGTACGAGTATGGCTTTTGCGTTCAAAATTGCCActtgttaaataatttgtttttattttaataaaatacaatactaGTCCCTCCTATTTAATGTAAAACCAAATATCTAGGTGGATGTACGAGTTTCGCTTGGAGCTACTGTGTGTCGGAGTTCTTTATTAAGTCACTGTACATATTTCACACAGACTCCTCAGAAGGAGAACAGAACAAAGCGTACCCAGTAGGCCAGTCACAAGTTCACACGCTATCAAAttatataattacatacatacatgtatgtgtatgcctaTTTCGATTCCCTTATGCTGCTACCTGCgaccgttatgtgaacaaagtTGAGTATTTTCTGCAAAGGTTGATCTGTGCTGTTCATCCATAATAAAATGTTATCGAATGCTGGAGGACAATCAAAGCTTATCTAAACCGAAATGGAGATCAAATAAAATGGGCACTGAGCATAAAACACATcaaactatatatgtatgaatgtatgtatgtatttgtgtgtatatgtatatgtttatttttgaaaatttggtcACTATCAAcccacaacaacaatatttgtcAGGCAAGAGTTTGTCTCTCTAATTTAGAATTTTCCTACTGAGTACTTGGACATGCCTAATacttattcatatacatacacacacatatgtacgtcaATGTAAGTGTCAGCAGCCCATATTACAGCTATGAAGGCACAACACTGCATGTTTCATATCACACAACCGAAGCCACGACATACACATCGTTCGTAGTCGGCTCGGATTGGCGAATATCTCGTCGCGATTGTTCGAGCGACTGCATTCATAAGCAAATACAAAGTGATGCGTCTCTTGCTGAGCACTACAATCCAACAGAGTTGGACGGTGGTTGAAATGAACGATTTTAGTTTGTCGCGAGCTTTCAAGGTGATTACATAggttaaaaattgtttgcgtttttggttttttttttgttgtgctgctgatgttgttgttgttccagaCTTTAGAATGGATGGACTACAAGATCAGAAATTTAATATACGTTTAGTaagaactgtaaaaaaatatccgaTTTTGTACAACAGTGACCTCAAAGACTACACAAGAAGGGATTGTAGAGAAAGGGCTTGGATAGATGTAGCAGAGGAATTGAATTCTGATCGTAAGTAAAGTTTtctctttgaaaaattgttctcgacaaaatctaaatattgtattaaattattattaatgtcGTTGTCTCGTCGTTTTAGCAAAGCCACTGCAGAAAAAATGGCAGAATTTTCGAACTATTTTCGTGAGAAAACTGAAACAAATACAGATGGGAGAATCAGTACAACAATACTATTTATACGacgatttaaagtttataactccatatttaaaaaaatcatatgatCCCGAGGGAATAGAAAGTACTGTAAAAAAACGTAAGCACAAAGGATATGAGGAGGATGACAAACATTATGATACGGACACGGATCAAAGTGCAGAAGAGAACGCAATGATTAATGAAAATGATGATAATGACGATCTGATATACCTAGAGGAAGAGGACCCAGTTGAAGTGAgttcaccaaaaaaaattaaaatatcaaatagctCAGAAGATGAAGCTGAAGTTTGCGATATTGAAGATTTTACAAATCGTGAAACCGAAATGAGGCTAAATAATTCGGTtagcaataaatttattacGCCAACTTCTTCCGATGGACCAAAACATAGCTATTTAGAAAACAATGATAATGCAAAAAGACAATTTGTGCTTAGCTTATTGCCAGACCTCAGCGAAATGACTAACTCACAAATGCgcaaatttaaatgcaaagtTCTACTGCTAGTGGAGAAAATTTTGGAAGGGAACGGAACttgaatatattataattgaatttaatttttaatttaaataataaattgtagtgaaaattataataagagaattTCGTTTGGGGATTACTACCAAATTGCCTTGAAATAAAGAGATAGAAACGCTACTCACGTGAATTTACCAGGTGTTGTTTGGTCTAATTGTACATCTTCAACAGAATTGTAAAAAGGACTTacttgttttgtaaaaaaaaaaaacacttttttcatgaatttattgtagcgaaacggttcaagtcagtttattaaaagttgttgcatattataaagtaacatttcaagaatatttgataaaattttcatgtaaaaatattgcaaaatgagcgaatgagagcacatttacgtagacgtcttttcaaaaatacattttgcagtagtcagcatatctcagcgtagaatcatctgaaatcaaaaaatcgaataatttagttaaagtatgagttagacttccccccaacgtttattttgacgatttattttcattttcagccatttggtagtcgtttgaagtaaaaagtgatttttgacgaaaaaatgccgccattttgtaggtgtaaaaccaccttaatataaaaaaaaaatggcgaaaaaaaaacgttgggaggaggttttttatacgtaaaatatgtgtgcaaaatttcaaaaggatcggttgagtagttttcaaatgccaatgactacgcactttaaaaaaaaaggttcgagaaaacagcgcaactgctgcgtctcggcagatgtttgaggcggctcggctttatctatactaatattataaagaggaaaactttgtttgtttgtttgtttgtttgcttgtttgtaacgaataggctcaaaaactactggaccgattttaaaaattgtttcaccattcgaaaactacattatccacgagtaacatggagtacattttattttggaaaaaaatagggttccgtaagatatttggatttttcggacacaaactgaaaaaaatcttatatattaaattaagtcaactttttgtgtgtgttcgctaaccggccgtgtctgcaccgaattaaaccaaacttacacacattgttaaggaggtattgaagatggtttccgtatagtttggatacctattggtaaatagggtctcgagatataggtcaaaacgtggacccgggtaaccttcggatgtatatgtacaatatgggtatcaaatggaagctgttggtgaatgctttagttcagagtatttttcatgccgctccgtgactagggtctcgagatagagaccaaaacgtggagcctagaatgtgtttgtacaatatggatatcaaattgaagctgttggtgaatgccttagtacagagtatttttcatgccgctacgtgactggggtctcgagatatagggcaaaacgtggacccgggtaacctttggttgtgtatgtacaatatgggtatcaaacgaaagctgttgataagtgctttaatacggggtaattttcatacctattgatgactagggtctcgaaatatatgccaaaacgtggacccgccgtgtctttgcaccgaattaagccaaacttatgcacattgttaagtaagtattgaaaatgggtttcgtaaagtttggttgtaattcggggCAGTgacaacgggtacagcgttcttttgagccagccataatgccgcttacttttttaacgcttgcgccggaactgaactgtcaaattgacagtgtgagttacaatgtgtcaatatttctttctgatttggatgccataaggaaaaaacgtaagtgcaacatgtaaaaattgtttgtgaatttttttggagtggattttggaatagtgaataatttcttaccaaatttgagaatttaatgtgaaatccgaatgaaattatgtgttcgtggaaaaaacaatttttttcgtttttttttttgaaaaatataaatggataatggttaaaaaagctccaatgcttaataaaacatataaattgaaacgaaaaattcatggatgatcaggaaaaaagacgattgtttattcatatgcgttgatttgaaatttaaaaacaatcttcctttttccttttttcaatttatattttatatttactcaaaaacaaataaaaaaacaaaaaatattgtttatgccaaagcgcttaaataaagaataaattttaaataaatgtgttatggttatgtacaattttatttatgaggTTTTAGTTAAGAGACACTCCTTTGTTAAGAAAACGACTgttttgctatatttcaggttatgtaccaagataaggtactctttttgttgcaatgtcgttatggtttcttcagtattttgttgcttatttttacattGAATAACCGGCAAGTTAGAGTTCCGttataaaattttgctaaataGCGAACATGGTTTTTATAAAACGAGTCCCgcgtatgaaaaataatttaaatcagTATTCGCTTAAATCggggttttctttaactttgtGAACAATCCACCTCTCATCTGCatcattaaatattatattttatttggcgcAGATCTGCCCTTATCTTCTATCCTGATTTCGTGGCGAAACCTGTCTATAATGTGCTGAACAGTTGAGGAACTAATAGCAagaatttctgcaattttttgttggctttcgtcctctttataatgacgaataa from Anastrepha obliqua isolate idAnaObli1 chromosome 2, idAnaObli1_1.0, whole genome shotgun sequence harbors:
- the LOC129238030 gene encoding uncharacterized protein LOC129238030, with translation MDGLQDQKFNIRLVRTVKKYPILYNSDLKDYTRRDCRERAWIDVAEELNSDPKPLQKKWQNFRTIFVRKLKQIQMGESVQQYYLYDDLKFITPYLKKSYDPEGIESTVKKRKHKGYEEDDKHYDTDTDQSAEENAMINENDDNDDLIYLEEEDPVEVSSPKKIKISNSSEDEAEVCDIEDFTNRETEMRLNNSVSNKFITPTSSDGPKHSYLENNDNAKRQFVLSLLPDLSEMTNSQMRKFKCKVLLLVEKILEGNGT